GCTGAGTTGCTTTACTCTTAACACAAGTTAAGTGACAGAAAAATTAACCAgctcttttcaaaaataaattcagttaGTTCTCTCTGAACCTCTGTTAATGCCTAATATAAGGAACTTAAGGTCAGTCTCCCTGAGACTGtaaatcccagctactcaggacgCTGAAGcaaggtcacaagttcaaggccttcctgggcTCCGGAgagctgggagtgtggctcagtggtagagtgcttggttAGCAGGAACAAAATAGGTTTAATCTCCAGGAGGACAACATGTgaacagagggctggagagatggctcagtggttagggatGCTTTGTACTTTAGCACCAGGCCtcaattcagttctcagcacctatatTAGGTGACTATCCACCACcactaattccagttccagaggatctgacaccctctggtctccacaggtacctgcaggcacacagtacacataaattcatgcaggcacacacacacacacatacacataaataaagtcGATTCATGAATCTAtggtaaaaacaaagaaaatgaatcataAAAGATGAAAAGGTTTAGGGAGCATGTAGTAGCTCAAATCGTGGCATAAAGGTACAGTGAGGGGACAGACAGACTGCATGTGACAGCTGGCCATCTTCCTTTTTGTTAATCTTGTCCATGGGCTCAGCCTACAGGGTGTCACCCATATCAACATGGATCTTCATGCCCTTAGTTAATTGATCTCTGAAGATatgctcacagacacacccagacgAGCATTACTCTCCCAAGAGAGTCGCAACTCAATCACAGCTCAACCAAGTTCACAACCAACATCAAACATCACACTACTTCATCTCGCAGTACAAACAGCTCAGAATCCAAGTTTAATTTGCAATAGGAAAGCTTTATtaggaagtcaggacaaggaAGGGAGTGGGGCCACTCCTAGGACACAAGGAAGAATCAAGTTCTCCCCAGCAAGGAATAGAGCCAATAGCTGTCCAGAGGCACAGTGCCAACTCCATCCAGTTCCAAACGGCTACCCCGGCTTGTGGCCAGCTAGTCTTGAAGTTAGGATGCAGTAAGGGTGCTTCATGTAGCTTCTGCCCTTCTGGGACAGTCTCAGCTGGGGTCCGGTGGAGAAAGTGAATCGGGGTTCTAATATCGCGTCTTGTGCTCTGtgacagggaagaaaggagagaacagtAAGAAGAGAGACTTTGGGCAGTGACCTGAAGAAGAAATTGGGAACAAGAAACCTGGACCTCATAGAGCTGGAGGAACCTGAGATGAGAGCACTGTAATCGCGGAGCCTCTGGCCCCACCCAGTTCCCCATCTCTCCTGTAACAACCCTGAGTTCGGAGAGAGCCCGTGGACTGGACCCTTCACCACCCCACAGCATTGTCAGTAAATTCGTTGGCTACCCAGACAAAGATAGCACCAACCTCATTCCAAGATTCATACCAGGTGCCCTGCAGAGCAACTGGACATTCAAAATACATAAGATACCTTGCAAGTGAACAGTTCCCTGATTCTAAAAGGGTTCCCAGAGCTGCCCATTGCAGCGCAGTAATCCAGCCACTTACTATAActtcatattgatttttttttaagatgaaaccatagcttagagggtagtagctttatttatttatttattttcatgggcattttctgcctctgtgtatatatgtgcactgtatatgtgcctggtgctctcagacatcagaaaagggcatgggatcccctggaactggagttatgggtggttgcaAATTACAATGGGCAccgagaattgaacccaggttcaattcttgaAAATtctacaaaagcaacaagtgcccttaacagctgagcatctctccaacccagatatttaatttttaccaCATTAAGTTCAATTTGTAAATAAAGATTATTTCATAGTGTAGAGACCACCTCCCCTGCATGAGTCCTTCTCAGAGGCAGGTGACAGCACCTGAGACACATCCTCCTTTCCACAGTTGTACTGTGCACTGGTTGCACTAACTGACCACTAAGACCCCTATGTCTCTTTTCCCTGCGTTGTTTCTGATCTGGGCCTCCCATCCTAACGATGACTGAAGGCACTGACCATGGAGCCCCACAGGACTGAGCCCATCATTTAGAAATTACATGATCATGATTCCTTCTGAATTTCATTTTCCATAAGTAAAGCCTGCCTGTGGGCTACAATAGAAATGTGCATGACAGTTCAGTTTTCAATCCATCTCCTCTAATCACTGAGACTCAGATCATGAGCGGATCGAATTTCATCTAATGGTCAATCTAGAACCATGTGTGGATCTATACTACTCTAAAGACTTTCCTAAAAATCCATTCCATTCAGAACACACAGTCCTGTCAAGATATCCAAATATACACAGAAAAGGATAGTTGTCTCGTATTCACGAGGCTGCGGAGTCAGTAATTCCTCACCTTGTGAATCCTCATCGCAGTCGGCGGATTTGGAGGACTGGGACTGAGATGGCCTCCTATTTCCTCCTCCATAGctgcctccacttcctccccCAGAACTGCTTCCTCCTCCATAGCTACCTCCACTTTTTCCACCATGGCtgcccccacttcctcctccagaaCCACTTCCTCCACCATAGCtgcccccacttcctcctccatgGCTACCCCCACTTTTTCCACCATGGCTGCCCCCGCTTCCTCCTCCATAGctgcctccacttcctcccccagagctgcttcctcctccataACTACCTCCGCTTTTTCCTCCATGGCtgcccccactttctcctccatagctgcccccacttcctcctccatggctgccccttcttcctcctccatggcTTCCTCCACTTTTTCCACCATGGCtgcccccacttcctcctccatagctccctccacttcctcctccatagctgcccccacttcctcctccataGCTGccaccacttcctcctccatAACTGccaccacttcctcctccatAGCTGCCACCACTTCCTCTTCGTCTTCCTTTGCCACTTCCAAAGCCAATTTGTCCAGCTCCAGAAGATTCACTGAGGATAAAGGGAAACacatagatatgtatacatatacatatacatatacatatacatatacatatacatatacatatacatatacatatacatatacatatacatatacatatacatatacatgaatgaaCAAGGATGAACTGGACAGAATCAAGACTTAAGTGTGAATTGAGGTATCCTGGCTGGGAGGGAAGGATGCCTTCCTCTCCCTGGAGCAGAAGGCATCCCCTTTCAGTGTTACCATTCTCCTTTCCAAAGCTCAAAAGCCTCAAGAGTTCCACCCCTCAAACACACCCATAGGGATGAAAGCCTCAAATCCATCAGATCCTTGCATACAAGAACTTTTCTAGATGATTCTATTCAAGAAGGCTAGAATTGGTATCAGAAGCCTAAAGGATCTCCTCTGTGATCTACACTGTAGAATCTACAGACTCCTGAGGACCTACAAGTCTTGCTGGCCGCCTTCAAGGAGCTTCCGGTAAgtctcaatttctttctccagccGTGTCTTGATGCTGAGCAGAATGCTGTATTCCTGGCTCTGACACTCAGTTTCTTCCCGGATCTCAGCAAGCTGGGCCTCCACCTCACTGATCTGTTGCTGGATCTGCTGCAGCTGGCCACAGTAGCGGTTCTTTGTGTCTTCCAGAGCCTTCTCCAGGGCTGATTTCTAGGAAGCGAAAGGAAACGTCAGGAGGGATGTTCCATTCCTTGCCCCTCCTACAGGTTGTTCCTGTGCCCTGCCCTGGCAGCGAATCTAGAGCAGGACAACCAACCGTGGTAAGCTGAGTCTGCAGCTCGACATTCAGTTCCTGGATAGTGTGCTGGAGCTGGGACACTTGCTTCATGCTGCTCTCCATCTCTTGGCCACTATTTGTCACTTGCTGCTCAATCTGGGTCATCTGCAAACCAAAGGCTCAGTTAGGGATGGACACAGCCAAGAACATCTGTGGGAAAGACTGTACCTCCTCACTCACCAGGATCTTCACCTTTAAAACCAAGACTTAGACCAAGCCAAGGATATACTACTGAATTCTGGGTCCCACTGACGAGGTTGACCAGTTCTCCAGACACCATATTCCCTTTCAATAAGGTTTCAAGGCCCGTCATTCTATGTCCCTAACCCCCTTTCTGGTCTTCGTTTCTTATTTACATGCAGAATGGCATGCCTTTATCCATCATGCTCTATTCCAAGCTTTGGAGAccagggaagaaaggaacaaGCATGGAATTCAGTGTACTGCAGAAGATGCTGGATGCCGCTACTAGAGTCTTACATCACACAGGATGTGAGTTGCCCATTCTCTGGACAACATATACTAATAAACTATGCATGCCTCAAGAGTGGCCATCTTATTTGGCTCACCTCTGAGACCTTAGCTCTTCGCCTAAAACTGGTACCACTCCACAGTTGTGTCTCTGTGGTGAATGAAGAAGAGTACACAGCATCCATTGGAGGATGAAAGGATAGATAGAGCAATACTGAGagatgaagaggcagagggatgatGAAGGGGATGAGGAGTGGAAGGATACCTGAAAGGTGAGTTAGAAAACTGAATAGGAAGCCCTCTCTGCTCACCTTGGACTCATAGTGTTGTTCAATGTCCTGGCGGTTCTTAGAAATGAGCTGTTCGTATTCCTCACGCATGTCATTGAGGACCTGGGTGAGATCTGTGCTAGGAGCAACATTTATCTCCACATTAACATCTCCATCATTCTGGCCCGTCAGCTGGCTCATCTCCTACAGGAGGAAGAGGATACAAGGTTGTAAGTGGAACCCCTCTTGCCATCTTTCAACTCTTTCCCCGCCAAGTCCACTCAGAATGCAAAAGAGGAAGACTGTTGTGAAATCAAAGGACAGCTGCCATTGAAGGCCACCTGTGAGGAGCTGGGAGTGTCCCCTTCAAGAGTGAAGAAGAGGGCTCTCTCAGTCCATGATCCACAGCACCCCCTATGATCTCTGCCCTTCTATTCCTCCCTGTACCCACCAAGCCACAATTACAATAGCCTACCTCCTTGTGGTTCTTCTTAAGGGCATCCCTCTCGTCCTCCAAACTATCAAGCTGTATCTCCAGATCAGATTTCTCCATAGTCAGACCATCCAACACCTTCTGCAGGCCATTAATATCACCTTCCACCCCTTGACGCAGGCTCTGCTCCATCTCAAGCCTGTAGGCAAGTCATGGATACAGAGTGAtcaagagggcatcaaatcctaCTAGGACCTCCAGAGCTCTGAAAATGGGAGAGGCTCTGGAGTGGGAGATGGGATGAcaataaggaaaaggaagggaaaaggactCACTTAACTCTGAAGTCATCCATAGTCATGCGAGTATTGTCGATGTCCACGAGAGTTTTGTTGTTCCTCACTGTGAGATCCACGATCTGAAAGACAAGTTTGCCTAAATAGACCATGCTCTCCCTTGACATGACCAActtcagagaaaggaggagaccAGATGTAGCCAGCAGAGGTGTTCAGGAAGCAAGAGTTTTCCATCAGCTTGTATGCTGCACGATACCCACACAGTCTTCAGCAGACGTGCCCAGTGTCGTCTTCACTCATTCGACAAATATCTCAACATCTTCTGCAAAGGCAGTGTAGGGTCTAAGACAAACCCCAAGGAGCCAACCATTGACCTCAAAATCCAAATCATTTCAAGAGAATCATGAAAAGGAAaggtagctttggctatcctgggaaaccaggaaagaccTTGGAAAGGAGATGACAATTGAGCTAGGTCCTGAAGGGTGGCTAAGATTGCATGTGAGTAAATGGGTGGAAGAAATCTGCAGCTGGAGAAACAGCACGTTCAGAAATACAAAGGTGTAAAGGCAGGAGGGATGAGTGAGAACAGTAAGGAACCCAGCTGTGGACTCCTTTATGGTGGAAGCTGAGTGTGGGGATATCGCCGTGACTACTCAGTGCAACACAGAGGGTAGCCGCCCACGTACGTTAGCGGATAAATAAGAAGACTGCAGGCAgagggatggatgggtgggtggatgggtatcACCCTCACAACCAGAGAGCCTATCACTTGATCAACCACCCTGCACATCTGAGTTCTAAATACCTGAGAAGATTAAGCGACCAGCCCAAGAGAAATGGGACAGGAAGAATAAGGCTGAATTGAAACCAGGTCAAAAGAAAGCTCCGGTTAGGTCCTAGCCTTGTTAGTATTAATCTAGGCTTCCTCCCTGCTATGGTCTAACTCAGAATGAAATAGCAGAAATCCAAGCCTCTAAGACCTTAGAAACCAAACGCAAGTTTGCTTCTGATGAAAGTGTAGTTTCTAAAAGATGATTTTTGGATATGTCTTTGCTTAGACTCTAGAATCTCACCTTTCTGTGAGAGAGgttgagaaggggagggaagcagggagggaaggaggaagggagaagagagtgaCAAAGACAGATTTGACTCTCATACATACTCTGTCCTTCAGGTCCTCGATGGTTTCATAGTAATGAGTGTTGTCCTTCTGGAAGATTTTAGGCCCCTTCTTTGAATACCATTCCTGGATCTGCTTCTCCAGGGCAGTGTTGTCCTCCTCCAGTTCTAGCACTTTATCCATGTAAGAGGCCAGACGGGAATTGAGGTTCTGCATGACGATTTTCTCATTGGTGTTCAGAATACTTCCTTCACCACCTCCAGAGCCACCACCAAAGCCACCACCAAAGCCACCACCAAAGCCACCTCCAGAGCCACCACCAAAGCCACCTCCAGAGCCACCACCAAAGCCACCTCCAGAGCCACCACCAAAGCCACCTCCAGAACCTCCACCAAAGCCACCTCCAGAACCTCCACCAAACATACCGCTGTAACTCCCTGTATTAAAACCCCCTCCATATCCTCCACCATAGCTAGAGCCAAAACTGCCACCACCTCCACTGCCACAAGCCGAAAAGCCACCCCCACCAAAGCCACTGGAAGAGCTAAAGCGGCCTCCTCCTCCACCAGCCCTGGAGGAGCGACTGAAAGAAGACCGCATGCTGCCTCCGCtgccccctctgcctcctcctcctcctccacagctgctgctgctgctccagaaAGATGAGGAGATCTGTCTGCAACTCATGGTGCTGCCTGCCAGAGGATGTAGCCAGGAAGCGGTCTCAGGGTTGCTGGGTACTGAGCCATCCCTGGAGCTGCCTACTTATACCCCCTGCTGAAGGTGGCACGCCTGGGTGTGTCCTCACTCTGTGCGAGCTTGCCCCCATAGACTCAGAGAAGGTCTAGGATATGGGAGCAGCAGAGAAGCCCCAGGCTCTGCGTCCCTTGGTGACTGCCCGTCAGCAGCCCAGCCTTTCTCCATTGTGTGAGGTAATTTGAAGATATTAGGCTGTCACGGGCACCATAAATCAGCTCTGCTGCTGAGGGGCTGACCTATATCCTACAGTCTGGTGTCTGGCTGACCTTGACAACAAGCCTGAGACTCAGACCTCTCAATACTTAAGATCAAAACTCCCTCACAGTGGGTTGTCACTCTCTAAACTCACCCCGCCCTGCCCGTACCTGGTGGTCACTGTGGGCTGAGATGGGAGCCTGGAAGTTACTGTGAAGGCTAGGGAAAGTGCAGCCCCTGCCCACAGGGAGCTTCCAGGGTAAACAGAAAGCCAGAACCTGCCCTGGTGATGCCCCCATCAGATGAGAAACTCAGTTGTCACATCCTTTAGGCTGACAGGAGAGACAGGGCTGTGCTCTCGGGACATGCCAGTTTGCTGAGACGGTGCTATGGCCAAAAGATGGAGGTAGATGCACAGCTATGCATCCTTTGGGGTTCCAGAGTGGCATATAGCAGTCGCATGGAAGACTGTGGGAAGAAAGCCAACCTAATAAATACAGACCTGCTACTGCTAGATGCCTGTAGCAGGAACATGATGGGCCTGTCTGACCCATGCATGCGTGCATAcgtacgtgagtgtgtgtgtgtgtgtgtgtgtgtgtgtgtgtgtgtgtgtgtctgcttatgcatgtgtgtatgtttgtgcatgtgtgtatgtgtgtgcatgtgtatgtacatgtgtatgtatgtgtgtacatgtgtgtatgtatatgtgtgtatttatgtatgtgcagatgcatacatgtgtatgcgtgtgtatgtatgtgtgcatagtcattgtgtgtatgtgtgtttgtcatatacatgtgtgtacttcCTTTGTCACTCT
This sequence is a window from Mus pahari chromosome 14, PAHARI_EIJ_v1.1, whole genome shotgun sequence. Protein-coding genes within it:
- the Krt9 gene encoding keratin, type I cytoskeletal 9 yields the protein MSCRQISSSFWSSSSSCGGGGGGRGGSGGSMRSSFSRSSRAGGGGGRFSSSSGFGGGGFSACGSGGGGSFGSSYGGGYGGGFNTGSYSGMFGGGSGGGFGGGSGGGFGGGSGGGFGGGSGGGEGSILNTNEKIVMQNLNSRLASYMDKVLELEEDNTALEKQIQEWYSKKGPKIFQKDNTHYYETIEDLKDRIVDLTVRNNKTLVDIDNTRMTMDDFRVKLEMEQSLRQGVEGDINGLQKVLDGLTMEKSDLEIQLDSLEDERDALKKNHKEEMSQLTGQNDGDVNVEINVAPSTDLTQVLNDMREEYEQLISKNRQDIEQHYESKMTQIEQQVTNSGQEMESSMKQVSQLQHTIQELNVELQTQLTTKSALEKALEDTKNRYCGQLQQIQQQISEVEAQLAEIREETECQSQEYSILLSIKTRLEKEIETYRKLLEGGQQDFESSGAGQIGFGSGKGRRRGSGGSYGGGSGGSYGGGSGGSYGGGSGGSYGGGSGGSYGGGSGGSHGGKSGGSHGGGRRGSHGGGSGGSYGGESGGSHGGKSGGSYGGGSSSGGGSGGSYGGGSGGSHGGKSGGSHGGGSGGSYGGGSGSGGGSGGSHGGKSGGSYGGGSSSGGGSGGSYGGGNRRPSQSQSSKSADCDEDSQEHKTRY